A single genomic interval of Lactococcus sp. S-13 harbors:
- a CDS encoding asparaginase has product MKKILILHTGGTISMAEDENGRVSPNENNPMNAVNMQLDEVELVSEDIFNLPSPHISLSDMLVLKNRIKKAFLSENFDGAVITHGTDTLEETAFFLDTTLSRGKPIVLTGAMRSSNELGTDGIYNLLTAVRVAADSHSWGRGVLVVMNDEIHSARYVTKTHTTNVSTFQTPTHGPLGLLTKNKIIYFHKDSENQHLDVHTVHGNVPIVKAYAGMTGEILDLLDLTSLDGLVIEALGAGNLPPAASQSLQRLLQANIPVVLVSRCFNGIAEAVYSYEGGGSQLYEAGVMFADEVNSQKARLKLLIGLNAGLNDACELRNFMEN; this is encoded by the coding sequence ATGAAAAAAATCTTAATTCTCCACACGGGTGGAACGATTTCGATGGCGGAAGATGAAAATGGTCGTGTTTCCCCAAATGAAAATAATCCGATGAATGCTGTTAATATGCAGTTAGATGAGGTTGAACTTGTCTCAGAAGATATTTTTAATCTGCCTAGTCCGCATATTAGTTTGAGCGATATGCTGGTTTTGAAAAATCGGATTAAAAAGGCTTTTTTGAGTGAAAATTTTGATGGTGCGGTGATTACACACGGGACAGATACTCTGGAAGAGACGGCCTTTTTCTTGGATACGACTTTATCACGTGGAAAACCGATTGTTTTGACGGGGGCGATGCGTTCCAGCAATGAGTTAGGAACTGATGGGATTTATAATTTATTGACTGCTGTTCGTGTGGCTGCTGATTCTCATTCTTGGGGACGGGGAGTCTTGGTGGTGATGAATGATGAGATTCATTCGGCCCGCTATGTGACAAAGACGCACACGACGAATGTTTCGACTTTTCAAACGCCGACACACGGGCCTTTGGGGTTATTGACTAAAAACAAAATTATTTATTTTCATAAGGATAGTGAAAATCAGCATCTTGATGTGCATACGGTGCATGGAAATGTGCCGATTGTCAAGGCTTATGCGGGGATGACTGGCGAAATTTTGGATTTGCTTGATTTGACAAGTTTGGATGGGCTTGTGATTGAAGCCTTGGGGGCGGGGAATTTGCCTCCTGCTGCGAGTCAATCTTTGCAACGACTTTTGCAGGCTAATATCCCTGTGGTGCTGGTTTCACGCTGTTTCAACGGAATTGCCGAAGCGGTTTATTCTTATGAGGGTGGCGGTTCGCAACTTTATGAGGCGGGCGTGATGTTTGCTGATGAGGTTAATTCACAAAAGGCCCGACTGAAGCTTTTGATTGGCCTAAATGCGGGGCTAAATGACGCTTGCGAGTTGAGAAATTTCATGGAAAATTAA
- a CDS encoding DHH family phosphoesterase → MNEILEKIKEYELILIHRHKNPDPDALGSQAGLRAILRENFPDKRIYAVGYDEPTLTYLTQMDQVELPGQEKFLSIICDTANQPRIDDERYQAADFVIKIDHHPNDDAYGDLQLVEPERSSASEIVADFALATNLRLNAQAARLLYAGIIGDTGRFLYPATSPNTFKIASILAEYDFDRSALGREMASFDMKVARLQGFVYENMQVSENGAARVILTQDILKQFDLRDAETSSIVGVPGNIRGINSWAIFVEQADGHFRVRMRSKIVPINEIAKRHDGGGHALASGANSYSIEENEQIWRELQANLAQNSAL, encoded by the coding sequence ATGAACGAAATCCTAGAAAAAATTAAAGAATATGAACTTATTCTCATTCATCGCCATAAAAATCCAGATCCAGATGCCTTGGGTTCGCAAGCAGGTTTGCGGGCGATTTTGCGTGAAAATTTCCCAGACAAGCGGATTTATGCGGTGGGTTACGATGAGCCAACATTGACCTATCTGACGCAAATGGATCAGGTTGAGCTGCCTGGGCAGGAGAAATTTTTGAGCATTATTTGTGATACGGCGAACCAGCCTCGAATTGATGATGAGCGCTATCAAGCCGCTGATTTTGTCATCAAAATCGACCATCACCCCAATGATGATGCCTACGGAGACTTGCAGTTAGTCGAGCCTGAGCGCAGTTCAGCTTCTGAAATCGTCGCAGATTTTGCTTTAGCTACAAATTTGCGGCTCAATGCCCAAGCAGCTCGCTTGCTTTATGCTGGAATCATTGGCGATACAGGCCGTTTCCTCTATCCTGCAACCTCGCCAAATACCTTCAAAATTGCTTCAATCTTGGCAGAATATGATTTTGATCGCTCCGCTTTAGGTCGAGAAATGGCGTCATTTGACATGAAAGTTGCCCGCCTGCAAGGCTTTGTTTATGAAAATATGCAAGTTTCAGAAAATGGCGCTGCGCGCGTGATTTTGACGCAGGACATCTTGAAACAATTTGATTTGCGCGATGCTGAAACTTCAAGCATTGTCGGTGTTCCAGGCAATATTCGGGGCATCAATTCTTGGGCCATTTTTGTCGAGCAAGCTGATGGACATTTCCGCGTGCGGATGCGTTCAAAAATCGTTCCCATCAATGAAATTGCCAAACGCCATGACGGCGGAGGACACGCCTTGGCTTCCGGGGCAAATTCGTATTCAATAGAAGAAAATGAACAAATTTGGCGAGAATTACAAGCAAATCTAGCTCAAAATTCAGCCTTATAA
- a CDS encoding DRTGG domain-containing protein translates to MSKHEEILTYIEGLEVGRQVSVRGIANRMKVADGTAYRAIKAAENLGLVAVNDRSGTVRVATKGQKVANRLTFAKLADVANADVLGGLAGLEVEFSKFIICAMQKESFLRYLVPNGLVIVGDRKSIQSLALQEQNAILVTGGFDVDQEVIDYANELGIPLMRTSYDTFTVANRISHALSNELIKKDVVTVGDVFHQKRATLREEDTVKDFLDLVKRTNYSRFAVTNRYNVVVGVIAMRDVTNKGSDTQISTVMTRAKVAKANMTVASVSQKMIYEGYDIMPVVNDNYTYAGIISKSDLLQSLQKVQEDSQVAHTFSDNIADCLSEKGSAYTVTVEPFMINSVGTMASGVFAELISHVVQRVFSKRRRRNIIIESLNINLMSAAAIDNVLEIYPKVIGETRIGAMVDCEIYHVNTIVAKVLVNVQLT, encoded by the coding sequence ATGTCAAAACATGAGGAAATTCTAACTTATATTGAAGGATTAGAAGTTGGGCGGCAAGTCAGTGTGCGTGGGATTGCCAATCGTATGAAGGTGGCAGATGGAACGGCCTATCGTGCGATTAAAGCAGCTGAGAATCTTGGCTTAGTTGCGGTCAATGATCGTTCGGGAACGGTTCGTGTGGCAACCAAGGGGCAAAAAGTGGCTAACCGTCTGACTTTTGCTAAACTTGCTGATGTGGCTAATGCTGACGTTTTAGGTGGTTTGGCTGGTCTGGAAGTTGAATTTAGTAAATTTATTATTTGCGCGATGCAAAAAGAATCTTTTCTGCGTTATTTGGTGCCGAATGGTTTAGTCATCGTTGGCGATCGTAAGAGTATTCAGAGTTTGGCACTGCAAGAGCAAAATGCGATATTGGTCACGGGTGGCTTTGACGTGGATCAAGAAGTGATTGATTATGCCAATGAGCTGGGAATTCCTTTGATGCGTACGAGTTATGACACTTTTACGGTGGCCAATCGCATCAGTCATGCCTTATCAAATGAGTTGATCAAAAAAGATGTCGTGACGGTTGGGGATGTTTTTCATCAAAAAAGAGCGACTTTGCGTGAAGAAGATACGGTCAAAGATTTCTTGGATTTGGTGAAAAGAACGAATTATAGCCGTTTTGCCGTGACCAATCGATACAATGTGGTAGTGGGGGTCATTGCCATGCGTGATGTGACCAATAAAGGCAGCGATACGCAAATCAGTACAGTGATGACGCGCGCAAAAGTTGCCAAAGCCAACATGACCGTTGCCAGCGTGTCGCAAAAAATGATTTATGAAGGCTATGATATCATGCCTGTGGTCAATGATAATTACACTTATGCAGGTATCATCAGCAAGTCTGACTTGCTTCAAAGTCTGCAAAAAGTTCAAGAAGATAGTCAGGTGGCGCATACTTTCAGTGATAACATTGCCGACTGCTTGTCAGAGAAAGGGTCAGCTTATACAGTGACCGTTGAGCCTTTTATGATCAATAGTGTCGGGACAATGGCAAGTGGCGTTTTTGCCGAGTTGATTAGTCATGTCGTTCAGCGAGTGTTCAGCAAACGTCGCAGACGCAATATTATCATTGAATCATTGAACATTAACCTGATGAGTGCCGCAGCGATTGACAATGTCCTCGAAATTTACCCCAAAGTCATTGGGGAGACCCGGATTGGTGCAATGGTCGATTGCGAAATTTATCATGTCAATACCATTGTCGCCAAAGTTTTGGTCAATGTTCAGCTGACCTAA
- a CDS encoding GNAT family N-acetyltransferase: protein MSIYVKLAEFTSIESSRLLLRPFRLEDAQEMFAYSGNPENMRFVFGAHLSVEEVREFIANHFMKNPLGKWAIELKSEHKMIGSIHFVKLSEKKRTAEIGYVLNEAYWNQGLLTEALQLLTEFSFEQFGLKTVDLLIDEENSASQKVAQKVGYQQVKKFKAAHQYSGSIRNFEKYERRKADFLTSTKNRFNGEI, encoded by the coding sequence ATGAGTATTTATGTGAAATTAGCGGAATTTACTTCGATTGAAAGCAGCCGCCTGCTCTTACGCCCTTTTCGGCTAGAAGATGCGCAGGAAATGTTTGCTTATTCGGGGAATCCTGAAAATATGAGATTTGTTTTTGGAGCGCATTTATCAGTGGAAGAAGTGCGAGAATTTATTGCGAACCATTTTATGAAAAACCCTTTGGGAAAATGGGCAATAGAATTGAAAAGTGAACATAAAATGATTGGTAGCATTCATTTTGTGAAGCTTTCAGAGAAAAAACGCACCGCTGAGATAGGCTATGTCTTGAACGAAGCCTACTGGAATCAGGGGTTACTTACAGAAGCTTTGCAGCTTTTGACGGAATTCTCTTTTGAGCAATTTGGTTTAAAAACAGTGGACTTATTGATTGATGAGGAAAATAGCGCTTCACAAAAAGTAGCACAAAAAGTAGGGTATCAGCAGGTGAAAAAGTTTAAAGCAGCCCATCAATACAGTGGCTCAATCAGAAATTTTGAAAAATATGAGCGAAGAAAAGCAGATTTTCTCACTTCTACAAAAAATAGATTTAATGGGGAGATTTAA
- a CDS encoding isochorismate synthase: protein MNYKKINLKIKNPLDFWAAFSESERFFWYDRQRNQLIIGAERLASLKQNKDNFSDYPYLFHSQTFFEQVNQELWQDFGGETLAFKHYFVLENQSSFYLTCEAPRSFQEQNFPKLTHQISEEKADFSAWKSLFEAIQENFAQEKSQKIVASRELKFTSETSFNLESILQKLSDNNPASFIFAYQKEAKIFLGASPEILVQKNGPEILSYALAGTFPKTLENAGERLLNDAKNLEEHAIVVRKIQQNLLEKAKQVTVGKTEVMALKNVVHLRTLLSAKDNQLSLIDWARHLHPTPALGGEPRLEALRFLREHETHERGLYAAPLGIIDHEGNGTMIVGIRSALIDQKSLYAYAGCGIVPSSNLLDEFNETKVKLKTILEAL, encoded by the coding sequence ATGAATTATAAAAAAATAAATTTAAAAATAAAAAATCCCCTCGACTTTTGGGCAGCTTTTTCAGAGAGTGAGCGTTTTTTCTGGTATGATCGTCAGAGAAACCAGCTCATCATTGGCGCTGAGCGCTTAGCTTCCCTCAAACAGAACAAAGATAACTTCTCAGATTATCCCTATCTTTTTCATAGTCAAACTTTTTTTGAGCAGGTCAATCAGGAACTTTGGCAAGATTTTGGCGGTGAAACACTAGCTTTCAAACACTATTTTGTCCTAGAAAATCAAAGCTCTTTTTATTTAACCTGCGAAGCGCCTCGGTCTTTTCAAGAACAGAATTTTCCAAAGCTGACCCATCAAATCAGTGAAGAAAAAGCTGATTTTTCAGCTTGGAAAAGTCTTTTTGAAGCCATTCAAGAGAATTTTGCACAAGAAAAAAGTCAAAAAATTGTTGCGTCTCGCGAACTGAAATTTACAAGTGAAACTTCTTTTAATCTAGAAAGCATTTTGCAAAAGCTGAGTGACAATAATCCGGCTTCTTTTATTTTTGCCTATCAAAAAGAAGCTAAAATTTTTCTAGGGGCTTCACCCGAGATTTTGGTGCAAAAGAATGGCCCAGAGATTCTTAGCTATGCGCTGGCCGGTACCTTTCCTAAAACCTTAGAAAATGCGGGAGAACGCCTGCTCAATGACGCTAAAAATCTGGAAGAACACGCCATTGTCGTGCGCAAAATCCAGCAAAATTTGCTCGAAAAGGCAAAACAAGTGACGGTTGGAAAAACTGAAGTGATGGCATTGAAAAATGTGGTGCATCTCCGCACGCTCTTGAGCGCCAAAGATAATCAGCTTTCGCTGATTGATTGGGCAAGACATCTTCATCCCACTCCTGCCTTAGGTGGAGAACCTCGCCTCGAAGCCCTTCGCTTCTTGCGTGAACATGAGACACATGAACGTGGTCTTTACGCTGCTCCCTTAGGAATCATCGACCACGAAGGCAACGGAACGATGATTGTGGGGATTCGCTCAGCACTCATTGACCAAAAATCACTCTACGCCTATGCCGGCTGTGGCATTGTTCCCTCATCCAATCTTTTAGATGAATTTAACGAAACAAAGGTAAAATTAAAAACAATCTTAGAAGCACTCTGA
- the menD gene encoding 2-succinyl-5-enolpyruvyl-6-hydroxy-3-cyclohexene-1-carboxylic-acid synthase: MTNNYLAPFVDELYHLGIREAVFSPGSRSTALALLFENYNKFETYVNIDERSAAFFALGIAKAKGRPVVLVCTSGSAAAHHFPALTEAKMSQIPLIVLTADRPAELQFVGAPQTLDQTRLFGDFVNHFENFAPPEAENFWTYPRKLAQRAVLATNNPAAGPVQINVPLREPLVPDLNPEHYRKGRSAQTFQIAKGKMSASFDDTILSRKTLILAGPNHSATYEQALIDLAERLKAPILADPLSNLRNFNHPYIIDTYDAFLADETLKHGLKAELILLFGQIPVSKRLQQFLNLQTSAHIVQVDPQLSYRNPVQTTTFVVQSDVETFAKSIQKVNLDSTYLNAWQELQEIWRAKLTTVNHENAAFEGRYVGILQDVLTSYDSQLMVSNSMEIRDVDYWWQKRDAQVRIFGNRGVNGIDGTESTALGLATTGKPTVLLTGDLSMLHDLNGLIVGKTHQLNLTIVLFNNDGGGIFQHLAQKGLPHFDYLFSTPHGLDFGALAQLTGLDYHSISDYPDFSKTLKEVLTVAGVHLLEIKTDKELSLALHQKYTT; this comes from the coding sequence ATGACTAATAATTATTTAGCACCATTTGTCGATGAACTTTATCATCTAGGGATTCGTGAAGCTGTTTTCAGCCCTGGTTCACGTTCAACGGCGCTTGCTCTGCTTTTTGAAAACTACAATAAATTTGAGACATATGTCAATATTGATGAACGCTCTGCGGCTTTTTTTGCGCTAGGTATTGCTAAGGCCAAGGGGCGACCTGTTGTTTTGGTTTGTACTTCTGGCTCTGCAGCAGCCCATCATTTTCCGGCCCTGACCGAGGCTAAAATGAGTCAAATTCCTTTGATTGTTTTAACAGCAGATCGACCAGCAGAATTACAATTTGTTGGTGCGCCACAAACGCTTGATCAAACACGTCTTTTTGGTGATTTTGTCAATCATTTTGAAAATTTTGCTCCACCAGAAGCTGAAAATTTTTGGACTTATCCACGAAAATTGGCTCAGCGTGCTGTTTTGGCAACAAATAACCCTGCGGCTGGGCCTGTGCAAATCAATGTGCCTTTACGTGAACCCCTAGTTCCTGATTTAAATCCTGAACACTATCGAAAAGGACGTTCAGCTCAAACTTTTCAGATTGCCAAGGGAAAAATGTCTGCTTCTTTTGATGACACTATTTTATCTCGTAAGACCCTCATTTTAGCTGGGCCAAATCATTCGGCAACGTATGAACAAGCTCTGATTGACTTGGCTGAACGTTTAAAAGCGCCTATTTTGGCTGACCCTTTGTCCAACTTGCGAAATTTTAATCACCCTTATATTATTGATACTTATGATGCTTTTTTGGCTGATGAAACGCTTAAGCATGGCTTGAAAGCGGAGCTTATTTTGCTTTTTGGACAGATTCCTGTGTCAAAACGTCTGCAACAATTTCTCAATTTGCAAACTTCTGCTCATATCGTCCAAGTTGACCCTCAGCTCAGCTATCGAAATCCAGTGCAAACAACAACTTTCGTGGTACAAAGTGATGTTGAAACTTTTGCTAAAAGCATTCAAAAAGTGAATCTGGATAGCACTTATCTCAATGCCTGGCAAGAATTACAAGAGATTTGGCGCGCAAAACTGACTACTGTCAACCACGAAAACGCCGCATTTGAGGGGCGCTATGTCGGCATTTTGCAAGATGTTTTGACTTCTTATGACAGTCAGCTCATGGTTTCTAACAGTATGGAAATTCGTGATGTGGATTACTGGTGGCAAAAGCGTGATGCTCAGGTCAGGATTTTTGGCAATCGGGGAGTCAATGGGATTGACGGAACAGAATCGACGGCCTTGGGGCTGGCAACGACTGGAAAACCGACGGTACTTTTGACTGGAGATTTGTCTATGTTGCATGATTTGAATGGCCTGATTGTTGGTAAAACGCACCAATTGAACTTGACGATTGTCCTTTTCAATAATGATGGCGGTGGAATCTTCCAACATTTGGCGCAAAAAGGGCTCCCACATTTTGATTATCTTTTTTCAACACCGCATGGTTTGGACTTTGGAGCTTTGGCTCAATTAACTGGCTTGGACTATCATTCCATCAGTGATTATCCTGATTTTTCAAAAACTTTGAAAGAGGTTTTGACGGTAGCGGGTGTGCATTTGTTAGAAATTAAAACGGATAAAGAGCTGAGCCTCGCTTTACATCAAAAATATACAACATGA